From the Gordonia bronchialis DSM 43247 genome, one window contains:
- a CDS encoding ABC transporter permease — translation MLIWTRGGKAAIWTLFALVVAVVFVAPIATVVIAGFAGSWTGPLPSNLGFNHFQDALSDENVASLSVSLQTAFIAGALALLLGTWAALAVRTAARPLQRVVDAVFHLPIAVPSVAIGLGLLISFNEKPLLLGGTKWIVIIAHTVLVLAFAFSTVSAALDRLDPAYAQAAESLGAGPARVLTRVTLPLLLPSLGAAAGLAVALSMGELGATIMVYPATWKTLPVTIFGLSDRGQVFSAAACTSVLLAATLIALALLSRIRGKAALR, via the coding sequence ATGCTGATCTGGACACGCGGTGGCAAAGCAGCCATCTGGACGCTGTTCGCGTTGGTCGTCGCGGTGGTCTTCGTGGCGCCGATCGCGACCGTCGTGATCGCCGGGTTCGCCGGCTCCTGGACCGGACCGCTGCCATCGAATCTGGGTTTCAACCACTTTCAGGACGCGCTGTCGGACGAGAACGTCGCGAGCCTGTCGGTCAGCCTGCAGACCGCATTCATCGCCGGCGCGCTCGCCCTGCTGCTGGGCACCTGGGCCGCACTCGCCGTACGCACCGCCGCGAGGCCGCTGCAGCGCGTCGTCGACGCCGTCTTCCACCTGCCGATCGCGGTTCCCTCGGTGGCCATCGGACTCGGTCTGCTCATCAGCTTCAACGAGAAGCCCCTGCTCCTCGGTGGGACCAAGTGGATCGTCATCATCGCGCACACGGTCCTCGTCCTCGCCTTCGCATTCAGCACGGTCTCGGCGGCTCTCGATCGCCTGGACCCCGCCTACGCCCAGGCTGCCGAATCCCTGGGGGCCGGGCCCGCCCGGGTCCTGACCCGCGTCACGCTGCCACTGCTGCTGCCGTCACTGGGCGCTGCCGCCGGCCTCGCGGTCGCACTGTCGATGGGCGAGCTCGGTGCCACCATCATGGTGTACCCGGCCACCTGGAAGACGTTGCCGGTGACCATCTTCGGCCTCTCCGACCGCGGCCAGGTGTTCTCCGCTGCGGCGTGTACGTCGGTTCTGCTGGCTGCGACGCTGATCGCGCTGGCGTTGCTGAGCAGAATCCGCGGGAAGGCCGCGTTGCGCTGA
- a CDS encoding 2-aminoethylphosphonate ABC transporter permease subunit: MSTDATLASPSDAVADPAAPQPNREIRDWRASAWVIPPLLVVLAIAVYPLVRVLTDSTTGTGQSTWGAVLTSEVFTDALVTTAQIAVCSTVGCLILGSFVAVVLAFVPFPGATLVARLIDTILALPSFLITLAFTFLYGTAGAVNALLAETVGARPLNFLATPAGVIAAEITFFTPFVVRPLLASFATISGDQLNVAASLGASPWRVLRSVILPEALPALMAGGSLVLLLTLNEFGIVLFTGAKDVITLPMLIYTRGIVTFDVTGAAVIATVQVTLSLLLYGAYRMAFHRLHTRRQGH, translated from the coding sequence ATGAGCACCGATGCAACTCTGGCCTCTCCGTCCGACGCGGTGGCCGATCCCGCTGCGCCACAACCGAACCGGGAGATCCGCGACTGGCGGGCATCGGCGTGGGTGATCCCGCCGCTGCTGGTGGTGCTGGCGATCGCGGTGTACCCACTGGTCCGGGTTCTGACCGATTCCACCACGGGCACCGGGCAGAGCACCTGGGGTGCGGTTCTGACCAGCGAGGTGTTCACCGACGCGCTGGTCACGACCGCCCAAATCGCGGTCTGCTCGACGGTCGGCTGTCTGATCCTGGGCAGCTTCGTCGCGGTGGTGCTGGCCTTTGTGCCGTTCCCCGGGGCGACGTTGGTGGCACGGCTCATCGACACGATCCTTGCGCTGCCGTCGTTTCTCATCACCCTCGCGTTCACGTTTCTCTACGGGACGGCCGGCGCGGTGAACGCCCTGCTCGCCGAAACCGTAGGTGCCCGGCCGCTGAATTTCCTCGCCACGCCGGCCGGGGTGATCGCCGCCGAGATCACCTTCTTCACCCCCTTCGTGGTGCGCCCCCTGCTCGCCTCGTTCGCGACGATCTCCGGCGACCAGCTCAACGTCGCGGCCAGCCTGGGCGCCTCACCGTGGCGGGTCCTGCGCTCGGTCATTCTCCCCGAGGCGCTGCCCGCGCTGATGGCCGGCGGCAGCCTGGTGTTGCTGTTGACCCTCAACGAGTTCGGCATCGTGCTGTTCACCGGCGCCAAGGACGTGATCACGCTACCGATGCTCATCTACACCCGCGGCATCGTCACCTTCGATGTCACCGGTGCAGCCGTCATCGCTACGGTCCAGGTGACGCTGTCGCTGCTGCTCTACGGTGCCTACCGGATGGCGTTCCACCGCCTGCACACCCGACGACAAGGACATTGA